A single region of the Salvia miltiorrhiza cultivar Shanhuang (shh) chromosome 8, IMPLAD_Smil_shh, whole genome shotgun sequence genome encodes:
- the LOC130998016 gene encoding putative late blight resistance protein homolog R1A-3: MNGKCLKTIGKELLKDLVDRNLILVDELGSTGNIKSVKIHDLLRDLCLNLGQRDGFYHVIGQSSPRGIHSQRRIVIPRNTSEKKVLDDLQYMSRARSIICEYGKVPQCSNYGLLRTIHAYKFRTYEDESYVNSLVSRCVNLRHLAVEVGSMSSIFSSFNHLWNLHTLIVSSRYNSTFNVPTEIWKMPQLRHIEMAERILCLPNPLNDAVVMQNLVVLEGAHNFKCDDEVVKRILNIKKLGILYSGREGIDHDDYYCLSNIKSLCKLESLDICNESDASLHKLSFPETLKSLTLDMKGDFEWEGMLEKIGALPLLEKFILWRGCFGKGKWEMVEGQFPCLKYLGLHSCPSLEHWTAEASSVVFPRLEKLYLSQLEELKEIPFQIGDISTLQNIWLFDSSESAAMCVKEIVEEQVELQGEDLPFHVQVWLMRKDEAVQSLTGPNFEVNVIFPPSRLTWPNSFRNGYFVE, encoded by the coding sequence ATGAATGGCAAATGTTTGAAAACTATTGGCAAAGAGTTGTTAAAGGACTTGGTTGATAGAAATCTCATTCTAGTTGATGAGTTGGGGTCTACAGGAAACATAAAATCAGTcaaaattcatgatttgttgAGGGATTTATGCTTGAACCTGGGCCAGAGAGATGGGTTCTATCACGTGATAGGGCAATCTAGTCCTCGAGGCATACATAGCCAACGCCGCATTGTTATCCCCAGGAACACTTCGGAGAAGAAAGTCCTTGATGACTTGCAATATATGTCACGTGCTCGTTCCATTATTTGTGAATATGGGAAAGTCCCCCAGTGTTCGAATTATGGATTGTTGAGGACAATACATGCATACAAATTTCGCACTTATGAAGATGAAAGCTACGTGAATTCCCTCGTGTCTCGGTGTGTTAACTTGCGCCACCTCGCTGTTGAAGTTGGCAGCATGTCATCGATATTTTCTTCGTTCAATCACCTCTGGAATTTGCATACACTGATCGTGTCTAGTAGGTATAATTCTACGTTTAATGTGCCTACTGAAATTTGGAAAATGCCTCAACTGAGGCATATTGAGATGGCTGAAAGAATATTGTGTCTCCCAAATCCTTTGAATGATGCTGTTGTCATGCAGAATCTAGTGGTACTAGAGGGAGCACATAATTTCAAGTGCGATGATGAGGTGGTTAAGAGAATTCTCAATATCAAGAAGTTGGGAATACTGTATTCAGGGAGAGAGGGAATCGACCATGATGATTATTATTGTTTGAGCAATATTAAATCTCTATGTAAATTGGAATCCCTCGACATTTGCAATGAGAGTGATGCTTCTCTGCATAAGCTCAGCTTCCCCGAAACCCTCAAGAGTCTGACTCTTGACATGAAAGGTGACTTTGAATGGGAAGGAATGTTGGAAAAGATAGGTGCATTGCCCCTTCTTGAGAAGTTCATATTGTGGAGAGGATGCTTTGGAAAAGGCAAGTGGGAAATGGTTGAAGGCCAATTCCCTTGCCTCAAATACTTGGGATTGCACTCGTGTCCTAGTCTGGAGCATTGGACTGCAGAAGCGAGCTCCGTCGTATTTCCACGCCTTGAGAAGCTTTATCTTTCTCAATTAGAAGAGCTGAAGGAGATCCCatttcaaattggagacatATCGACACTGCAAAATATATGGTTGTTCGACTCCAGCGAATCAGCGGCGATGTGTGTGAAAGAGATTGTAGAGGAACAAGTGGAATTGCAAGGGGAAGATCTTCCATTTCATGTTCAAGTTTGGCTTATGCGTAAGGACGAAGCAGTGCAGAGCTTGACAGGTCCCAACTTCGAAGTTAAtgtaatattccctccgtcccgtcTCACTTGGCCTAATTCATTTCGCAACGGTTATTTTGTAGAATAA
- the LOC130998017 gene encoding putative late blight resistance protein homolog R1B-16, which translates to MAAYAALVSLLHIIHDIQRHHSPPISLNKQQLQSLTQNLTFLLEFLEGYKSPVSDGDEADPLEMRIADAAYAAEDAIESHIVGKIQLSRSRKTVSSRFFNCFRDPKNVSSNHGDEQMNLFQDVQKVIAEMDEIKRVTMETNTEKACSFVSASVSTRKNNNGVVVWSEDVLLGILERLVADQPNRQVIPITGMGGIGKTTLAKTVYSKPIIKERFDICAWATISQHYDTREILCELVYQATNKSKQQLSDRSEDELGLELYQYLSGRRFLIVMDDMWNIDAWDSIQRYFPNNENYSRVLVTTRLSQLSSQLNDSYSLQMGFLDEDRSWDLFSRIMFGVGSCPRELEKIGKKIVENCRGLPLSIVLVGGVLKNMEQTLGCWKSVRKNLSSIVNLENDKHCLKLLKMSYNHLPVYLKPCFLYMGVFEEDDSVEVSTLVKL; encoded by the coding sequence ATGGCCGCCTATGCAGCCTTGGTTTCTCTACTGCATATCATACACGACATCCAGCGCCATCACTCTCCTCCGATTTCTCTCAACAAACAACAACTTCAATCTCTCACTCAAAATCTTACGTTCTTGCTGGAATTTCTTGAAGGTTATAAGTCCCCTGTTTCCGACGGCGATGAAGCCGATCCATTGGAGATGCGTATTGCAGATGCAGCTTATGCAGCTGAAGATGCTATCGAATCACATATTGTGGGCAAGATTCAGCTGAGCAGATCCAGAAAAACTGTTTCCAGCCGCTTCTTCAACTGCTTTCGAGATCCGAAAAACGTCTCATCAAATCATGGTGATGAACAGATGAACTTGTTTCAAGATGTACAAAAAGTGATAGCAGAAATGGATGAGATCAAGAGAGTAACAATGGAGACCAATACAGAGAAGGCGTGTAGCTTCGTCTCTGCCTCTGTCTCAACTAGGAAGAACAATAATGGCGTGGTGGTTTGGTCTGAGGATGTCTTACTGGGAATCCTTGAAAGGCTCGTTGCAGACCAACCCAATCGCCAAGTCATCCCGATCACAGGCATGGGCGGGAtaggtaagaccactcttgctaaAACTGTTTACTCCAAGCCAATTATTAAGGAGCgttttgatatttgtgcttgggCTACTATTTCTCAACATTACGACACGAGAGAAATTCTTTGTGAACTTGTTTATCAAGCCACTAACAAAAGCAAGCAACAACTGAGTGATAGGAGTGAAGATGAACTAGGATTAGAGCTCTACCAATATTTATCAGGTAGAAGGTTTCTAATTGtaatggatgatatgtggaaTATCGATGCGTGGGATAGCATACAACGTTACTTTCCTAACAATGAGAATTATAGTCGGGTGTTAGTGACGACTAGGCTATCACAGTTGAGTTCCCAATTGAACGATAGTTATAGCCTTCAAATGGGATTTTTAGATGAGGATAGAAGCTGGGATCTGTTCTCAAGAATTATGTTTGGTGTTGGAAGTTGCCCTCGTGAATTAGAGAAAATTGGAAAGAAAATTGTAGAGAATTGTCGAGGACTTCCTTTATCGATTGTTCTAGTGGGAGGTGTTTTGAAAAATATGGAACAAACCCTAGGATGTTGGAAATCAGTAAGGAAGAACTTAAGTTCAATAGTGAATTTGGAGAATGATAAGCATTGCTTGAAATTGTTGAAAATGAGCTATAATCATTTGCCAGTTTATTTAAAACCATGTTTTTTGTACATGGGAGTGTTCGAGGAGGATGATTCAGTTGAAGTCTCAACACTGGTGAAGCTATGA
- the LOC131000655 gene encoding uncharacterized protein LOC131000655 isoform X2, with amino-acid sequence MISTAQHQTLIPACQPQIAVPIVAAEVEKSSEMMEETSQGKPWRKPNLFLEIPSRAVDESPQELVQINMPPTQTPTPTPKRVNFLLTPDPCDSLLNEASSTRGKPSIRSFMPKLSFKHWGSNSDVDKAANVDSCSSTVATQDKLTISRSWSLTKIFTPRIRRTSSMPVPEVLNQNLESVHGGSVNSHLTVEIKEVRHMSRSLSLPVINKENGIQKLNSFFRVIPSTPKVKDEDSVVAVASTGKDDENDEEGGEDIPEEEAVCRICLVELCEGGETFKMECSCKGELSLAHRECAVKWFAIKGNKTCEVCKQEVLNLPVTLLRVQSSVNPNTGASDFRDIEFNGHRIWQELPILVIVGMLAYFCFLEQLLVKKLNSSAIAISLPVSCVLGLLSSMTSSAMVKRRFVWAYASCQFILVVLFAHIFYDVIHVQPVISILLSTFAGFGVAMSGASVIVEIIRWRERRRATTF; translated from the exons ATGATCAGCACCGCTCAACACCAAACCCTCATTCCTGCATGTCAACCACAAATTGCTGTTCCGATCGTCGCTGCTGAG gtgGAAAAGTCTTCAGAAATGATGGAAGAAACATCGCAGGGCAAGCCATGGAGGAAACCAAATCTTTTCTTGGAGATACCTAGCAGAGCAGTCGATGAGTCTCCTCAAGAACTCGTCCAAATAAACATGCCTCCAACCCAAACTCCGACGCCCACTCCCAAAAGAGTGAACTTCCTTCTAACGCCTGACCCTTGTGATTCATTACTAAATGAAGCCTCCTCAACCAGAGGGAAACCCTCCATCAGGAGTTTCATGCCAAAGTTAAGCTTCAAACACTGGGGTTCAAATTCAGATGTGGACAAGGCTGCTAATGTTGATTCGTGTTCCTCGACTGTTGCTACACAAGATAAGCTAACAATTTCGCGTTCATGGTCACTCACCAAGATTTTCACACCAAGAATTAGGAGGACATCATCCATGCCTGTACCTGAGGTcttaaatcaaaatttggagAGTGTTCATGGTGGAAGTGTTAACAGTCATCTCACAGTTGAG ATAAAAGAAGTTCGACACATGTCCCGTTCGCTTTCTCTTCCTGTCATCAACAAAGAAAATGGGATTCAGAAACTGAATTCTTTCTTCCGTGTGATCCCCTCAACACCAAAAGTGAAAGATGAGGACTCCGTAGTGGCAGTGGCTTCAACAGGAAAAGATGATG agaatgatgaagaaggtGGAGAGGACATACCAGAAGAGGAAGCTGTTTGCCGAATTTGCTTGGTTGAACTATGTGAAGGTGGAGAGACTTTTAAAATGGAGTGTAGCTGCAAAGGTGAGCTTTCTTTGGCTCATCGAGAATGTGCAGTTAAATGGTTTGCCATCAAAGGTAACAAGACATGTGAAGTCTGCAAGCAAGAAGTTCTTAATCTACCAGTCACACTTCTACGTGTCCAAAGCTCTGTAAACCCCAATACTGGGGCGAGTGATTTCAGAGATATAGAGTTCAATGGACACAG AATTTGGCAGGAACTGCCTATTCTTGTCATTGTTGGTATGCTAGCCTACTTCTGTTTTCTCGAGCAGCTACTG GTTAAGAAATTGAACTCAAGTGCAATTGCTATATCACTTCCAGTTTCTTGTGTGCTTGGCCTCCTCTCATCCATGACCTCTTCAGCTATGG TGAAGAGAAGATTTGTGTGGGCATATGCATCATGTCAGTTCATTCTTGTTGTCCTCTTTGCTCATATCTTCTACGACGTG ATTCATGTGCAACCTGTTATATCAATCCTTCTATCCACATTTGCTGGATTTGGTGTGGCGATGAGTGGAGCTTCTGTTATCGTAGAGATCATCAGATGGAGAGAACGACGCCGGGCTACCACATTTTAG
- the LOC131000655 gene encoding uncharacterized protein LOC131000655 isoform X1, which produces MISTAQHQTLIPACQPQIAVPIVAAEVEKSSEMMEETSQGKPWRKPNLFLEIPSRAVDESPQELVQINMPPTQTPTPTPKRVNFLLTPDPCDSLLNEASSTRGKPSIRSFMPKLSFKHWGSNSDVDKAANVDSCSSTVATQDKLTISRSWSLTKIFTPRIRRTSSMPVPEVLNQNLESVHGGSVNSHLTVEIKEVRHMSRSLSLPVINKENGIQKLNSFFRVIPSTPKVKDEDSVVAVASTGKDDGNLENDEEGGEDIPEEEAVCRICLVELCEGGETFKMECSCKGELSLAHRECAVKWFAIKGNKTCEVCKQEVLNLPVTLLRVQSSVNPNTGASDFRDIEFNGHRIWQELPILVIVGMLAYFCFLEQLLVKKLNSSAIAISLPVSCVLGLLSSMTSSAMVKRRFVWAYASCQFILVVLFAHIFYDVIHVQPVISILLSTFAGFGVAMSGASVIVEIIRWRERRRATTF; this is translated from the exons ATGATCAGCACCGCTCAACACCAAACCCTCATTCCTGCATGTCAACCACAAATTGCTGTTCCGATCGTCGCTGCTGAG gtgGAAAAGTCTTCAGAAATGATGGAAGAAACATCGCAGGGCAAGCCATGGAGGAAACCAAATCTTTTCTTGGAGATACCTAGCAGAGCAGTCGATGAGTCTCCTCAAGAACTCGTCCAAATAAACATGCCTCCAACCCAAACTCCGACGCCCACTCCCAAAAGAGTGAACTTCCTTCTAACGCCTGACCCTTGTGATTCATTACTAAATGAAGCCTCCTCAACCAGAGGGAAACCCTCCATCAGGAGTTTCATGCCAAAGTTAAGCTTCAAACACTGGGGTTCAAATTCAGATGTGGACAAGGCTGCTAATGTTGATTCGTGTTCCTCGACTGTTGCTACACAAGATAAGCTAACAATTTCGCGTTCATGGTCACTCACCAAGATTTTCACACCAAGAATTAGGAGGACATCATCCATGCCTGTACCTGAGGTcttaaatcaaaatttggagAGTGTTCATGGTGGAAGTGTTAACAGTCATCTCACAGTTGAG ATAAAAGAAGTTCGACACATGTCCCGTTCGCTTTCTCTTCCTGTCATCAACAAAGAAAATGGGATTCAGAAACTGAATTCTTTCTTCCGTGTGATCCCCTCAACACCAAAAGTGAAAGATGAGGACTCCGTAGTGGCAGTGGCTTCAACAGGAAAAGATGATGGTAATTTAG agaatgatgaagaaggtGGAGAGGACATACCAGAAGAGGAAGCTGTTTGCCGAATTTGCTTGGTTGAACTATGTGAAGGTGGAGAGACTTTTAAAATGGAGTGTAGCTGCAAAGGTGAGCTTTCTTTGGCTCATCGAGAATGTGCAGTTAAATGGTTTGCCATCAAAGGTAACAAGACATGTGAAGTCTGCAAGCAAGAAGTTCTTAATCTACCAGTCACACTTCTACGTGTCCAAAGCTCTGTAAACCCCAATACTGGGGCGAGTGATTTCAGAGATATAGAGTTCAATGGACACAG AATTTGGCAGGAACTGCCTATTCTTGTCATTGTTGGTATGCTAGCCTACTTCTGTTTTCTCGAGCAGCTACTG GTTAAGAAATTGAACTCAAGTGCAATTGCTATATCACTTCCAGTTTCTTGTGTGCTTGGCCTCCTCTCATCCATGACCTCTTCAGCTATGG TGAAGAGAAGATTTGTGTGGGCATATGCATCATGTCAGTTCATTCTTGTTGTCCTCTTTGCTCATATCTTCTACGACGTG ATTCATGTGCAACCTGTTATATCAATCCTTCTATCCACATTTGCTGGATTTGGTGTGGCGATGAGTGGAGCTTCTGTTATCGTAGAGATCATCAGATGGAGAGAACGACGCCGGGCTACCACATTTTAG
- the LOC131000656 gene encoding zinc finger CCCH domain-containing protein 24, whose protein sequence is MDPQDSTDQSNLSENPPPPFSAGINLPEKRKREADPDPEPSTDKTKHPLWKTSLCSYFRRSSESCSHGESCRYAHGEEELRLRPDNTWDPTSERAKKMTKTDDQEQAVEESGVMMTEALEEDGEESSSGLSKCFVNLPMKWSSDNFRIFLNEQGVMFKSAKKKKGMIVGFVTFESAEQVKAAVQELDGKTIGNNRTLKVSDVIQRPFEKNNKTALPEKPSPDGNVTTHNDDVNDSLLPSDSALKGRSARDAVTPLAHMSYSDQLEHKKNSLAQILKRLTRNARKACPNGISLPEWILKAREIGGLPCKLEGIIESPLINGYRNKCEFSVGNSLQGKHTVGFLLGNFREGVTAVEEPIDCPNVSKIACKYATVFQEFLQQSCLPIWNRLNNTGFWRQLTVREGRKPCQTVDVDNAEASISEVMLIVQVCTLGSDEGQVKDEIHRLAQAFSAGSTAESPPLPLTTLVIQDHTGISNAAPPDARLRYIFLHRGGDCGLEIAEDVVEPRIHDHISNLRFSISPSAFFQVNTLAAERLYSLAGDWADLGPDTLLFDVCCGTGTIGLTLAHRVGMVVGIEMNASAVSDAERNAESNGIKNCRFVCGKAEDVIGSLMKEYLSLPEKQDEVIKTSENNESEANSAEENINSVNNMPGTEDSSIVNHENGHGASGCSKDEAKLEKHCTSESSSIPLRQFRNVVAIVDPPRVGLHPIVIKVLRTQSRLRRLVYISCNPESLVANAIELCTPSPDKSEKGNNKNNRGWRNMSAAGLARHRAKSMPDSEPFKPVKAMAVDLFPHTPHCELVMLLER, encoded by the exons ATGGATCCCCAGGATTCCACCGACCAATCAAATCTTTCAGAAAACCCTCCGCCTCCATTTTCCGCCGGAATCAACCTACCGGAAAAGCGCAAGCGTGAagccgaccccgaccccgaaccCTCAACTGACAAGACGAAGCACCCTCTGTGGAAAACGAGTCTTTGCTCCTACTTCAGGAGGTCCAGCGAATCGTGCAGCCACGGCGAGTCTTGCCGCTACGCTCACGGAGAGGAGGAGCTCCGGCTGCGCCCCGACAATACGTGGGACCCCACCTCGGAGCGGGCCAAGAAGATGACCAAAACTGATGACCAGGAACAAGCGGTGGAGGAGAGCGGCGTAATGATGACGGAGGCGTTGGAGGAGGACGGGGAGGAGTCTTCTTCTGGTTTATCCAAATGCTTCGTCAACTTGCCTATGAAGTGGAGTTCGGATAACTTTAGGATTTTTCTGAACGAGCAG GGAGTCATGTTCAAATcagcaaagaaaaagaaaggaatgaTAGTTGGATTTGTTACTTTCGAAAGTGCAGAACAAGTTAAGGCTGCTGTGCAG GAGCTGGATGGTAAAACTATTGGAAATAATAGAACATTAAAGGTCTCGGATGTCATTCAGCGGCCGTTtgagaaaaacaataaaactgcATTGCCTGAAAAGCCATCTCCAGATGGTAATGTGACTACACATAATGATGATGTGAACGACAGCTTACTTCCTAGCGATTCAGCCTTAAAGGGTAGAAGTGCACGTGATGCTGTGACTCCTCTTGCTCACATGTCCTATTCTGATCAGTTAGAGCACAAGAAAAACTCTTTGGCACAAATCCTCAAAAGACTC ACTCGCAATGCACGTAAGGCATGTCCAAATGGCATTTCACTTCCAGAATGGATTCTGAAGGCTAGAGAAATAG GTGGTCTTCCATGCAAATTAGAGGGTATAATTGAGTCACCCCTTATTAATGGATACCGTAACAAGTGTGAATTCTCTGTTGGAAATTCATTGCAAGGCAAGCACACAGTGGGCTTTTTACTTGGGAATTTCAG GGAAGGTGTGACTGCTGTTGAGGAACCCATAGACTGTCCAAATGTCTCTAAAATTGCTTGCAAATATGCCACTGTCTTTCAAGAATTTCTGCAGCAGTCGTGCTTGCCCATATGGAACAGATTGAACAATACTGGGTTCTGGCGTCAACTTACG GTCCGTGAGGGTAGGAAACCTTGCCAGACAGTTGACGTTGACAATGCTGAGGCTAGCATTTCAGAGGTCATGCTCATAGTTCAG GTTTGCACCCTGGGTTCCGATGAAGGACAGGTAAAAGACGAAATTCATCGGTTAGCTCAAGCTTTTTCTGCAGGATCTACTGCAGAATCTCCTCCATTACCTTTAACAACTCTTGTAATTCAG GATCATACAGGAATATCGAACGCTGCACCACCCGATGCCCGTTTGCGGTATATTTTTCTCCATAGAGGAGGTGATTGTGGACTAGAGATAGCTGAGGATGTTGTAGAACCGAGAATTCATGATCACATAAGCAATCTCCGGTTTTCTATATCTCCATCTGCCTTCTTTCAG GTTAACACCCTTGCTGCGGAGAGGTTGTATTCACTTGCTGGGGACTGGGCCGATTTGGGTCCTGATACTTTACTCTTTGATGTTTGCTGTGGGACTGGGACTATTGGTCTGACTTTAGCTCACCGTGTTGGTATG GTTGTTGGTATTGAAATGAATGCTTCTGCTGTTTCAGACGCAGAAAGAAATGCAGAATCCAACGGCATTAAAAATTGCAGATTTGTCTGTGGAAAG GCTGAGGATGTTATTGGGTCGTTGATGAAAGAGTACCTATCTTTGCCTGAAAAGCAAGATGAAGTCATCAAGACATCAGAAAATAACGAGTCTGAAGCCAATTCTGCTGAAGAAAATATAAACTCTGTCAACAATATGCCTGGAACCGAAGATAGCTCTATTGTTAACCATGAAAATGGTCATGGTGCCAGTGGATGTTCAAAAGACGAGGCTAAGTTAGAGAAGCATTGCACTTCAGAAAGTAGTAGTATACCATTGCGACAATTTAGAAACGTTGTTGCAATAGTGGATCCGCCACGTGTCGGACTTCATCCCATT GTAATCAAGGTTCTGAGGACGCAATCGCGTTTGAGGAGGCTTGT CTACATTTCCTGCAATCCCGAGAGTCTGGTGGCAAATGCTATCGAGCTATGCACGCCATCACCCGATAAATCTGAGAAAGGAAATAATAAGAACAATAGGGGATGGAGAAATATGAGCGCAGCTGGTTTAGCCCGGCACAGAGCCAAGTCTATGCCCGATTCCGAGCCATTCAAACCCGTGAAAGCGATGGCCGTTGATCTTTTTCCTCATACACCCCACTGCGAGCTGGTAATGCTGCTTGAGAGGTGA
- the LOC130998018 gene encoding uncharacterized protein LOC130998018, with amino-acid sequence MQGSPLGAHGPSGSASGTSPSEQPAGSELIPIPPVVEIPEGNVEASRPFDAEEVDTGALVHRGRHSSAGDAAGTREEDIQVVDITDEVPSPDSAPDATLADLTKKRKRGSLISVGEKERQEGLKKAGKSSEPARRSAGGVKILPPAGDKGKGPAKKSAGGSKVLPSAGGKGKGKVVVPSAAESEDLVPGPISSLSGKELVNALLARVHSEDQEKVENLSRASLATQLCQLALQVESRLWGAVKCIHDYDMAEKEREKEQVEVAKRDDVVAGVVERLSKAEAEVVELKAKLAQVEVERASLASELSRATKEGHECLARFKAGYERDYEEARRGWKRILVEAQNRAFVLGARDQRLEYFLSPRGQHFLGLMLEGTLEAFKKTPEYLEDFGPLFAYVIEQTASKALEMAGATPDQLATLNFRALMDNLQDEEINKRMGIPAHSPEKPEWWYPVLEKAIPYFSLGIGSDSLPSTPAYAPAFSASLARFVNRLRDPSGESSRTFSQFGLEPPLPSDLAASVFTDSASSPAAVGQLFDLYQNEDLYVQEAAKLLDLGVRLPQVKETGLLPVFTEKAVSGHASASGVPPPISSASAPVSSAAAQAASVPPS; translated from the exons atgcagggcagtcccct CGGAGCACATGGCCCAAGCGGTTCTGCTTCCGGAACAAGTCCCTCGGAGCAGCCTGCTGGGTCCGAACTGATTCCCATTCCccctgtagttgaaatcccagaggggaatgtggaagcctcgcgcCCTTTTGATGCGGAGGAAGTTGATACGGGGGCTCTTGTTCACAGAGGTAGGCACTCCAGTGCTGGTGATGCCGCTGGCACCCGTGAAGAGGATATCCAAGTCGTGGATATTACCGATGAGGTTCCTTCACCTGATTCGGCTCCCGATGCCACCCTTGCTGATCttacgaagaagaggaagagaggttccctgatctctgtgggtgagaaggagagacaGGAGGGCCTAAAAAAGGCTGGCAAGTCCTCAGAGCCAGCGAGGAGgtctgctggtggtgtgaagattctccctcctgctggggacaagggcaaagggccagcgaagaagtcagctggtggtTCCAAGGTTCTCCCCTCTgccggtggaaagggtaagggcaaagtTGTGGTGCCCTCGGCTGCTGAGtcagaggatcttgttcctgggccCATTTCGAGTTTATCGGGTAAGGAATTAGTTAATGCGCTgctagctcgtgtccactcggaggaccaggagaaagtggagaaTTTGTCTCGGGCGTCTCTGGCTACTCAGCTATGCCAgctggctcttcag GTAGAGTCACGGTTATGGGGTGCCGTTAAGTGCATCCATGACTATGATATGGcagagaaggaaagagaaaaagagcagGTAGAGGTCGCCAAGCGCGATGATGTTGTTGCTGGAGTTGTGGAGCGCTTGAGCAAGGCTGAGGCGGAGGTTGTTGAGTTGAAAGCTAAATTAGctcaggtggaggtggagagagCGTCCTTGGCCTCCGAATTGTCGAGGGCCACAAAAGAGGGCCATGAATGCCTGGCCAGGTTCAAAGCTGGTTATGAAAGAGACTACGAGGAAGCCAGGCGGGGCTGGAAAAGGATACTTGTGGAAGCTCAGAACCGCGCGTTCGTCCTGGGGgctcgagatcaacgcctggagtatttcttgtctccgcggGGTCAACATTTCCTGGggttgatgctggaaggcactctggaggctttcaaaaagactcccgaatacTTGGAGGATTTTggacccctctttgcttatgtgatagagcaaacagcttccaaggcattggagatggcgggggccaCCCCAGATCAACTTGCCACTTTGAATTTCAgagccctgatggataacctccaggatgaggagataaataagcggatggggatccctgcgcattctccagagaagccagagtggtggtacccagtactagagaaagccattccctatttttctcttgggattggatctgactcgCTGCCCTCTACTCCCGCGTATGCACCTGCGTTCTCTGCTTCCTTGGcgcgctttgtgaaccggctgcgggatccttCTGGCGAGAGCTCCCGAACATTTTCCCAATTCGGcctggagcctcccctgccctctgacttaGCGGCTTCTGTCTTCACCGACTCTGCCTCTTCCCCCGCTGCGGTGGGACAGCTGTTCGACCTGTACCAAAATGAGGATCtgtatgtgcaggaggctgcAAAGTTGTTGGATTTGGGAGTTCGTCTTCCTCAAGTGAAGGAAACTGGCCTGTTGCCCGTGTTCACAGAGAAAGCCGTTTCTGGCCATGCTTCTGCCAGTGGTGTTCCTCCCCCAATTTCATCTGCCTCTGCTCCTGTCTCCTCTGCTGCTGCTCAAGCTGCTTCtgttcctccctcttga